The genome window GAGTGTTTCCTGACTTTCTATGTCGACTCGCGGAACCGGCACATAGGTGATGCCGAGGTCTCGGTCGGCAGTCTCGATACTACGCTTGCCCATCCTCGTGAGGTCTTCGAACGGGCGATCCGGGCCGGGGCAGCGGGAGTCATCGTTGTCCATAACCATCCGTCCGGCGATCCGACGCCCTCCGACGACGATATCCGGCTCACTCGCCGTCTAACTGAGGCGGGGAAGATACTGGGCATCCGGTTGCTCGATCACGTGGTGCTCTCCCGGGACAGCCACTACAGTTTCCGCAGCCACGCGCTGGTGTGAGGATTGGGCAGGGGGGCTAGGGACTCGCGACCAGGGATGGACGATATCCGACGACAGCCGTCCGCTTGCAGCACGGCGATCGACAAGGTAGGGGTCAAGAACCTCAGCTACCCGATTGTGCTGCTGGACAAGGCGCACCGCAAGCAACATACGGTTGCCCGCATCAGCATGTACGTCGATCTGCCGCGAGAGCACCGCGGTACTTACATGGGGCGCTTCGTCGAAGTACTCAGTCGGTACCATCGAGAGATTGACCTCCATCGGGTGGGCGCGATCCTGCGCGACATGCGTAAGGAACTCGAGGCCGACTCGGCGCACCTGGAGATGGAGTTCCCCTACTTCGTCGAGAAGGCGGCGCCCGTCTCAAAGGCGCGCGGGTTGATGGACTACCGGTGCTGGGTCGTGGCCGAGCTGCGGGACCGGTTTCGCCTGCGGCTCGGGGTAGCGGTCCCGGTCGCGACGCTCTGTCCCTGTTCCAAGGAGATGGTAGAGACGGGTGCGCACAATCAGCGGGCGGAAATCCGCGTCGCGGTAGAGTTCCGGGAGTTCCTCTGGCTCGAGGACCTGATCGATCTGGTCGAGGACTGTGGTTCGAGCGAAGTCTACTCGCGGCTCGAGCGGGAAGACGAGAAACACCTGACGGCCCGGGCGCTTGAGAACCCGGCTTTCGTCGAGGACGTCGTCCGGAAGGTGGCGAAGCGGCTGGACGAGCATCCGCTCGTGACCGGCTACGAGGTCGCGGTAGAGAGCTTCGAATCCATCCATCATCACGATGCATATGCGTACATCTGCCGGCTCCCGGATGCAGTAGAAGGGGGCAGGACTGGAGGTGGACAATGAGAACACTGGTTGTGAACTGCTATCGCGACAAGGCTGAGGAGAAGATCAAGGGCTACGTCGCCCAGGCGGAACGCTTCTCCGAAGCTTTCGAGGTGCCGTGGGGAGTGCTGGAACCGGCGTACGACCTGGATATCTACTCGGCGGTGATCTTCTCCGGTTCCCAGTGGCTGCTCTCGGTCGAAGCCCCGCCGGCGCCGCTGGTCGAGTTCGTTCGTGACCTGAACGTACCCGCCCTCGGGATCTGCTTCGGTCACCAACTGTTCGCCCGAGCTTTCGGTACGCCGGTCTTGCCGGGCGACCTGATAGAGAGAAACGAGACCATCATCATCACCGAGCCGGGCCCGCTGTTTCACCATATGGGACCGGAGATGGAGTTCCTGGAGAGTCATCGCGAGTATGTCGTGCCTGAGCCGATTGAGCGGGCAGGTTGGCATGTCACGGCCCGGTCAGCATCGTGCCCGGTCGAGGCGATGCATCATCCGACCCGGCCGCTGTACGGTGTGCAGTTCCACCCGGAGCGTTCCGGGGTCAATGGCGAGCAGTTGTTCGACAACTTCTACAACCAGATTGTCATCCCGTTCGTCAAGGGGAAGTACCAGCATCCGCACGGCCGAACCTAGCGCCGGCGTTCGCCGGTTCGATTCAGGCTACAGCCGGTAGAACTCGAAGCTCGGACCGCGGTCGCGTGAGTACCTGAAACGCAGTGCCCCGGTTCCTTTGCCGTCGAGGTCAGTGAGGATGCCGCCACTCGGGCTGTACCAGTTGTGGTCGCTGTCCGACCAGAGCACGCGATGCTCGTACGCGGAGTCCCGCGAGAAGATGAAGTACTCCCCCTGCCACACGTAGTCCTGCTGGACCATGCCGCCCAGGACGGCAGTCACCCCGCTGACCCTAGCGAAGTCGCAGCCAACCGCTGAGTGCATGGGGTTGCTGTCTCTGACTTTCCGCTGAATCCTGCCGTCACGGACCACGAACTTCCCAATCTCGCGCAGGCCGCTGGGAGTCCAGTACATCTCATTGTAGGTACAGGCCCTGACATCGGACCTGCCTTCTTCCACCAGCAACACTGAATGCCCTGAATTCGATGGGTCGAGCACGCCCACCATCTTGTCAATTGGCGTCGCCCACGAAGGGCCTCCCAGCCCGAGCGCTCCATGGTCATTCCAGATCTGAGCGAGGTCCTTGCCAATCCAGCGGCAGACAGACAGCGTGACGGGATGATCGACCCCGTCGGGTTCGAACGCAGGAAGGCTCCGTACTCCAGCGAGCAGAACTTCGTTGATGGCATCGCGGTCCACATCACCGATGGAGACGTCAAAGCACCACCCGGGACGGCGACCCGAATCAGGCCTCAATGTCGCTTCAGCGGTCAGGGCGAACGTGCCTCTGACTAGTTCGTACTTCCGCAACGATCGGCTGCCGGCAACCACGATTTCGTCCAGCCCGTCGCTATCCACGTCTCCGGCAGTGACTATGCTGCCCGTGCTCAGCGGTGAACCGCCGTCCGGGGCTGCGATCGGCGCGGGCAGCGGTAGGCTGCATTGAGGCACAAAGCCTCCGTGCTGGAACGCGAAGGCCACGAGCATCCCGCCGCGCGAGGCCAGCAGGTGTTGACCGCCGGCAGAATCCAGCCGCGCGGCGAATCCAGTCTCGACCCCGGCGGGCAGCCTACCCGCGAAGGTCGGTGCGGGAAGTGACGCTTCAGTCGCGAACCCGAGCAGAACAAAGGCGAAGACCAGCAGAATCATCACGATCCAGTGTGCATCAGTACAGCCCGTTTGTCAAGTGTCCACGGTCGCGCACACGTCCGCGCCCCGAGCCCCGTGCGGGCAGCTGGCTACCTAGTCTAGCAGGGAATTAGAACGTGCGTCCGACCTGGAAGTGCGGCTCCCAGCCCGGGTTCTCTTTGTCGAATCCGTAGCCGAAGTCGAATCCGATAAGCCCGAGCATGGGGATTTCCAGTCTGACTCCGACTCCGGCGCCGCGCTTGAGATCAGAGAGGCTGAACTGGTCGATCGAGTTCCAGGCGTTGCCGGCATCGGCGAACGCGAGGAAGGAGAGCTGCCGAGACACCCGGAGTTTGTACTCGAGCG of candidate division WOR-3 bacterium contains these proteins:
- a CDS encoding VCBS repeat-containing protein, producing the protein MMILLVFAFVLLGFATEASLPAPTFAGRLPAGVETGFAARLDSAGGQHLLASRGGMLVAFAFQHGGFVPQCSLPLPAPIAAPDGGSPLSTGSIVTAGDVDSDGLDEIVVAGSRSLRKYELVRGTFALTAEATLRPDSGRRPGWCFDVSIGDVDRDAINEVLLAGVRSLPAFEPDGVDHPVTLSVCRWIGKDLAQIWNDHGALGLGGPSWATPIDKMVGVLDPSNSGHSVLLVEEGRSDVRACTYNEMYWTPSGLREIGKFVVRDGRIQRKVRDSNPMHSAVGCDFARVSGVTAVLGGMVQQDYVWQGEYFIFSRDSAYEHRVLWSDSDHNWYSPSGGILTDLDGKGTGALRFRYSRDRGPSFEFYRL
- a CDS encoding GTP cyclohydrolase I FolE2, translating into MDDIRRQPSACSTAIDKVGVKNLSYPIVLLDKAHRKQHTVARISMYVDLPREHRGTYMGRFVEVLSRYHREIDLHRVGAILRDMRKELEADSAHLEMEFPYFVEKAAPVSKARGLMDYRCWVVAELRDRFRLRLGVAVPVATLCPCSKEMVETGAHNQRAEIRVAVEFREFLWLEDLIDLVEDCGSSEVYSRLEREDEKHLTARALENPAFVEDVVRKVAKRLDEHPLVTGYEVAVESFESIHHHDAYAYICRLPDAVEGGRTGGGQ